The following proteins come from a genomic window of Kitasatospora sp. NBC_01246:
- the purH gene encoding bifunctional phosphoribosylaminoimidazolecarboxamide formyltransferase/IMP cyclohydrolase, with the protein MSAAPSTTSPVTAPLDEESGVRPIRRALISVYDKTGLEELAQGLHAAGVAIVSTGSTAGRIAAAGVPVTEVSELTGFPECLDGRVKTLHPRVHAGVLADLRLESHRAQLAELGVEPFELVVVNLYPFKATVASGASPDECVEQIDIGGPSMVRAAAKNHPSVAVVVDPARYGDVLKAVQEGGFDLATRKRLAGAAFAHTAAYDVAVASWFEAGYAADDVEGFPEFLGATYERQNVLRYGENPHQGAALYSDGTGGLAGAEQLHGKEMSYNNYVDTDAARRAAYDHAEPAVAIIKHANPCGIATGADVAEAHRKAHECDPVSAYGGVIAVNRPVTVELAEQIAPIFTEVVVAPGYEDGAVEVLARKKNLRVLVAPEAPANRQEVRPISGGVLLQDADRIHAAGDDPASWTLATGEALPAAELAELAFAWRACRAVKSNAILLAKGGASVGVGMGQVNRVDSAKLAVERAGERARGSYAASDAFFPFADGLQILLDGGVKAVVQPGGSIRDEEVVAAAAAAGVTMYFTGTRHFFH; encoded by the coding sequence ATGAGCGCCGCCCCCAGCACCACGTCCCCCGTCACCGCCCCCCTCGACGAGGAGAGCGGCGTCCGCCCGATCCGTCGCGCGCTGATCAGCGTGTACGACAAGACCGGTCTGGAGGAGCTGGCCCAGGGCCTGCACGCCGCCGGGGTCGCCATCGTCTCCACCGGATCCACCGCCGGCCGGATCGCCGCCGCGGGCGTCCCGGTGACCGAGGTCTCCGAGCTGACCGGCTTCCCCGAGTGCCTCGACGGGCGTGTGAAGACGCTGCACCCCCGCGTGCACGCCGGTGTGCTCGCCGACCTGCGGCTGGAGTCGCACCGCGCGCAGCTCGCCGAGCTGGGCGTCGAGCCCTTCGAGCTGGTCGTGGTGAACCTCTACCCGTTCAAGGCCACCGTCGCCTCCGGCGCGAGCCCGGACGAGTGCGTCGAGCAGATCGACATCGGCGGCCCGAGCATGGTCCGCGCCGCGGCCAAGAACCACCCGTCGGTCGCCGTCGTGGTGGACCCGGCCCGCTACGGCGACGTGCTGAAGGCCGTCCAGGAGGGCGGCTTCGACCTGGCCACCCGCAAGCGCCTGGCCGGTGCCGCGTTCGCGCACACCGCCGCCTACGACGTCGCGGTGGCCTCCTGGTTCGAGGCCGGCTACGCGGCCGACGACGTCGAGGGCTTCCCGGAGTTCCTGGGCGCCACCTACGAGCGCCAGAACGTGCTGCGCTACGGCGAGAACCCGCACCAGGGCGCCGCGCTCTACAGCGACGGCACCGGCGGCCTGGCCGGCGCCGAGCAGCTGCACGGCAAGGAGATGTCGTACAACAACTACGTCGACACCGATGCCGCCCGTCGCGCCGCGTACGACCACGCCGAGCCGGCCGTCGCGATCATCAAGCACGCCAACCCGTGCGGCATCGCCACCGGCGCGGACGTCGCCGAGGCGCACCGCAAGGCGCACGAGTGCGACCCGGTCTCCGCGTACGGCGGCGTGATCGCGGTCAACCGCCCGGTGACCGTCGAGCTGGCCGAGCAGATCGCCCCGATCTTCACCGAGGTCGTCGTCGCCCCCGGGTACGAGGACGGCGCCGTCGAGGTGCTGGCGCGCAAGAAGAACCTGCGGGTGCTGGTCGCCCCCGAGGCGCCGGCCAACCGCCAGGAGGTGCGCCCGATCTCCGGTGGCGTGCTGCTCCAGGACGCCGACCGGATCCACGCCGCGGGCGACGACCCGGCGAGCTGGACGCTGGCCACCGGCGAGGCGCTCCCCGCGGCCGAGCTGGCCGAGCTGGCGTTCGCCTGGCGGGCCTGCCGGGCCGTCAAGTCCAACGCGATCCTGCTGGCCAAGGGCGGTGCCTCGGTGGGCGTCGGGATGGGCCAGGTCAACCGGGTCGACTCGGCGAAGCTCGCCGTGGAGCGGGCCGGCGAGCGGGCCCGGGGCTCCTACGCGGCCTCCGACGCCTTCTTCCCGTTCGCGGACGGCCTGCAGATCCTGCTCGACGGCGGCGTCAAGGCCGTGGTGCAGCCGGGCGGTTCGATCCGGGACGAGGAGGTCGTCGCGGCCGCCGCCGCGGCCGGCGTGACGATGTACTTCACCGGTACCCGCCACTTCTTCCACTGA
- a CDS encoding cell division protein PerM gives MTQLMGRPILEVPGELGARPVLADVLTGVRTALLGLAVVAVPVLGLWVVTPYADDGAAGAVRLAGALWLLGHGAPVLRGALDAPLTVAPLLLGLLAVGQLHRAGARAAARRRLRPRWSGPLAVWSGYCAVAVVVVAQCSGAGLFRARVLPDVLVVALVAAVATAAGARGTGAPSPRSGPASWPTSWTAPWGVLRRRALDGLPTWARLDGGAAAIRSAALAAGAGLVAAGAAVVAVAALLDAVTGGGHGTVALAQGPAAVAGLLLLSVALLPNAVLWGTAYALGPGFAAGAGTVVAPSGTVRGPVPDFPLFALLAEPGAGGWRQLVCLLPALAGVVPAVLIGRAAAGARYPGGADRTIRQREEPAPARPGAWRPTGTAVAVLAVALLTGAAAAVLGWLSGGALAGGRMAELGPVPWRTGLAAAGWIAAVAVPGALLTRARVAARASATTAAAGADTGLDTDAVGLPRGGTVGVPGTVGVPGAVGVPGAVGVPGAVGAPGSGAIAGRARRGVLWLRARAYAVVLRLGRSADGAEAAAEDATGLDELD, from the coding sequence ATGACGCAGCTGATGGGCCGTCCGATCCTGGAAGTGCCGGGCGAGCTGGGCGCCAGACCCGTCCTGGCCGACGTGCTCACCGGGGTGCGGACGGCGCTGCTCGGCCTGGCGGTGGTCGCCGTCCCGGTCCTCGGGCTCTGGGTGGTGACCCCGTACGCGGACGACGGCGCGGCCGGCGCCGTCCGGCTGGCCGGGGCGCTCTGGCTGCTCGGGCACGGTGCGCCGGTGCTCCGCGGCGCCCTGGACGCCCCGCTGACCGTGGCTCCGCTGCTGCTCGGCCTGCTGGCGGTGGGCCAGCTCCACCGCGCGGGTGCCCGGGCGGCGGCCCGGCGCCGGCTGCGGCCGCGCTGGAGCGGTCCGTTGGCGGTGTGGTCCGGCTACTGCGCCGTCGCCGTGGTGGTGGTCGCGCAGTGTTCGGGCGCGGGCCTGTTCCGCGCGCGGGTGCTGCCGGACGTCCTGGTGGTGGCGCTGGTGGCGGCCGTCGCGACGGCCGCCGGCGCCCGGGGGACCGGGGCGCCCTCGCCGAGGTCCGGACCGGCGTCCTGGCCGACCTCCTGGACGGCGCCCTGGGGGGTGCTCCGGCGGCGGGCGCTGGACGGGCTGCCCACCTGGGCCCGCCTGGACGGGGGCGCGGCGGCGATCCGGTCGGCGGCGCTGGCCGCCGGTGCGGGGCTGGTGGCGGCGGGTGCGGCGGTGGTCGCGGTGGCGGCGCTGCTGGACGCGGTGACCGGGGGCGGCCACGGCACGGTGGCGCTCGCGCAGGGCCCGGCCGCGGTCGCCGGACTGCTGCTGCTCAGCGTGGCACTGCTGCCGAACGCGGTGCTCTGGGGGACGGCCTACGCGCTGGGCCCGGGGTTCGCGGCGGGTGCGGGGACGGTGGTGGCGCCGTCCGGCACGGTGCGGGGGCCGGTGCCGGACTTCCCGCTGTTCGCCCTGCTGGCGGAGCCCGGCGCGGGCGGTTGGCGGCAGCTGGTCTGCCTGCTGCCGGCCCTGGCCGGGGTGGTCCCGGCCGTACTGATCGGCCGTGCGGCGGCCGGGGCCCGGTACCCGGGCGGCGCGGACCGGACCATCCGGCAGCGGGAGGAGCCGGCGCCGGCCCGGCCCGGTGCGTGGCGGCCGACGGGGACGGCCGTCGCCGTGCTGGCGGTGGCCCTGCTGACCGGTGCGGCCGCCGCGGTGCTCGGCTGGCTCTCCGGCGGGGCGCTGGCCGGCGGCCGGATGGCGGAGCTGGGCCCGGTGCCGTGGCGGACGGGGCTGGCGGCGGCGGGCTGGATCGCCGCGGTGGCCGTCCCGGGCGCCCTGCTGACCCGGGCCCGGGTCGCGGCCCGGGCGTCGGCCACCACGGCGGCGGCCGGTGCGGACACCGGACTCGATACCGACGCGGTCGGCCTGCCCCGGGGCGGGACTGTCGGCGTCCCCGGAACCGTCGGCGTGCCCGGGGCCGTCGGCGTGCCCGGGGCCGTCGGCGTGCCCGGGGCCGTCGGCGCCCCCGGGAGCGGCGCGATCGCCGGCCGCGCGCGCCGGGGCGTGCTGTGGCTGCGCGCCCGCGCGTACGCCGTGGTGCTGCGGCTGGGTCGGTCGGCCGACGGCGCGGAGGCGGCCGCGGAGGACGCGACCGGCCTGGACGAGCTGGACTGA
- a CDS encoding hemolysin family protein, translating into MNETLEDAALVLVFIMLGGLFNVAEISLISLREGQIRSLEGRGTRRAARAAHLAADPNRFLAAVQVGVTCMGFLSAAFGADTLAGKVAPLFVRAGLSAGVADALALVGLTLLISYASLVLGELTPKRIGLQRADSIAVLAAPVVDVMSVALRPVIWLLGHSTNLMVRLLGGDPAAGRGSMSSEELRGLVATNTELGSDERALIADVFAAGERQLREVMVPRTEVTFLDAERPLAEVREQADSSPHSRYPVVEGSYDAVTGFVHVRDLYGARGEQAVKVRDLARPIKLLPGTKRVLAAMGEMRREGHHLAIVVDEYGGTAGIVTLEDLVEEVIGEIRDEYDSQEPSTTRRLAGGAMELDGLLNLGDFTEETGVTLPEGPYETVAGCLVAALGRLPVDGDQVRIPIGAEEVRLTVAKLEGRRIARVGVSAVTLSEPPGAEVS; encoded by the coding sequence GTGAACGAAACCCTGGAGGACGCGGCCCTCGTCCTCGTCTTCATCATGCTGGGTGGCCTGTTCAACGTCGCCGAGATCTCGCTGATCTCGCTGCGCGAGGGCCAGATCAGGTCACTGGAGGGGCGCGGGACCCGGCGCGCGGCCCGCGCCGCACACCTGGCCGCCGACCCGAACCGCTTCCTGGCCGCCGTGCAGGTCGGGGTGACCTGCATGGGCTTCCTGTCCGCCGCCTTCGGCGCGGACACCCTGGCCGGCAAGGTGGCGCCGCTGTTCGTCCGGGCCGGGCTGTCCGCGGGCGTCGCCGACGCGCTCGCCCTGGTCGGCCTCACCCTGCTGATCAGCTACGCCTCGCTGGTGCTCGGCGAGCTCACCCCCAAGCGGATCGGCCTCCAGCGCGCCGACTCCATCGCCGTCCTCGCCGCCCCGGTGGTGGACGTGATGTCGGTGGCGTTGCGCCCGGTGATCTGGCTGCTCGGCCACTCCACCAACCTGATGGTCCGCCTGCTCGGCGGCGACCCGGCGGCCGGGCGCGGCTCGATGAGCTCCGAGGAACTCCGCGGCCTGGTCGCCACCAACACCGAACTCGGAAGCGACGAGCGGGCGTTGATCGCCGACGTGTTCGCCGCGGGGGAGCGCCAGCTGCGCGAGGTGATGGTCCCGCGCACCGAGGTGACCTTCCTGGACGCCGAGCGCCCGCTCGCCGAGGTCCGCGAGCAGGCCGACTCCTCGCCGCACTCGCGCTATCCGGTGGTCGAGGGCAGCTACGACGCGGTCACCGGCTTCGTCCACGTCCGCGACCTGTACGGTGCCCGCGGCGAGCAGGCGGTGAAGGTGCGCGACCTGGCCCGCCCGATCAAGCTGCTGCCCGGCACCAAGCGGGTGCTGGCGGCGATGGGCGAGATGCGCCGGGAGGGCCACCACCTGGCCATCGTGGTGGACGAGTACGGCGGCACCGCCGGCATCGTCACCCTGGAGGACCTGGTCGAAGAGGTGATCGGCGAGATCCGTGACGAGTACGACTCCCAGGAGCCGAGCACCACCCGCCGGCTGGCCGGCGGCGCCATGGAGCTGGACGGCCTGCTGAACCTCGGCGACTTCACCGAGGAGACCGGCGTCACCCTGCCCGAGGGCCCGTACGAGACGGTGGCCGGCTGCCTGGTGGCCGCGCTCGGCCGGTTGCCCGTCGACGGTGACCAGGTCCGGATCCCGATCGGCGCCGAGGAGGTCCGGCTGACGGTGGCCAAGCTGGAGGGCCGGCGGATCGCCCGGGTCGGGGTGAGTGCGGTCACACTGTCGGAACCTCCGGGGGCAGAGGTTTCCTGA
- a CDS encoding 2'-5' RNA ligase family protein: MTALTSLPDGDELPELVTIGVSVSVPDPYGSAIQDARAGFGDPLARSIPTHVTLLPPTEVAAAELPKIEEHLAAVARAHRPFRMLLRGSGTFRPVSPVVFVRVEGGAQECRLLEADIRSGPLARELAFPYHPHVTVAHGLAEDVLDQAYGQTRGFRAAFAVPGFGLSRFDADEVWRPWRSYDFG, translated from the coding sequence GTGACAGCCCTGACGAGCCTGCCCGATGGTGACGAGCTCCCCGAGCTCGTCACCATCGGCGTGTCCGTGAGCGTCCCGGATCCGTACGGCTCGGCGATCCAGGACGCGCGGGCCGGGTTCGGCGATCCGCTGGCCCGGTCGATACCCACGCACGTCACCCTGCTGCCGCCGACCGAGGTGGCGGCCGCCGAGCTGCCGAAGATCGAGGAGCACCTGGCGGCGGTGGCCCGGGCGCACCGGCCGTTCCGGATGCTGCTGCGCGGCAGCGGGACCTTCCGGCCGGTCTCGCCGGTGGTCTTCGTCCGGGTCGAGGGGGGCGCCCAGGAGTGCCGGCTGCTGGAGGCGGACATCCGCTCCGGCCCGCTGGCCCGGGAGCTGGCCTTCCCGTACCACCCGCACGTCACGGTGGCGCACGGGCTGGCGGAGGACGTGCTGGACCAGGCGTACGGGCAGACCCGTGGCTTCCGGGCGGCCTTCGCGGTGCCGGGCTTCGGCCTGTCCCGGTTCGACGCCGACGAGGTCTGGCGCCCCTGGCGCTCCTACGACTTCGGCTGA
- the trpS gene encoding tryptophan--tRNA ligase has translation MVNAAVTGPVKDRPRVLSGIQPTSGSFHLGNYLGAVRQWVDLQEANDAFYMVVDLHAITVEQDPATLRQNTRVSAAQLLGAGLDPERCTLFVQSHVPEHAQLGWVMNCLTGFGEASRMTQFKDKSAKQGAASTSVGLFTYPILQIADILLYQADAVPVGEDQRQHVELTRDLAERFNTRYSPTFTVPKPYILKETAKIQDLQDPGIKMSKSASSAKGLVSLLDEPKVSAKKFKSAVTDTGTVVSYDEEEKAGVSNLLRIHSALSGQSVDQLVAHFEGKMYGALKTELAELFTEWVTPFQERTRTFLDDPAELDRVLAIGAEKARTVASQTLETVYDRIGFLPAAKR, from the coding sequence ATGGTCAACGCAGCGGTCACTGGTCCGGTCAAGGACCGTCCCCGGGTACTCTCCGGCATCCAGCCCACCTCCGGCTCGTTCCACCTGGGCAACTACCTCGGTGCCGTCCGCCAGTGGGTCGATCTCCAGGAGGCCAACGACGCCTTCTACATGGTGGTCGACCTGCACGCGATCACCGTGGAGCAGGACCCGGCGACGCTGCGCCAGAACACCCGGGTCTCCGCCGCCCAGCTGCTCGGCGCCGGCCTGGACCCGGAGCGCTGCACCCTGTTCGTCCAGTCCCACGTGCCCGAGCACGCGCAGCTCGGCTGGGTGATGAACTGCCTCACCGGCTTCGGCGAGGCCTCCCGGATGACCCAGTTCAAGGACAAGTCCGCCAAGCAGGGCGCCGCGAGCACCTCGGTCGGCCTCTTCACCTACCCGATCCTGCAGATCGCCGACATCCTGCTCTACCAGGCGGACGCGGTGCCGGTCGGCGAGGACCAGCGCCAGCACGTGGAGCTCACCCGGGACCTCGCGGAGCGCTTCAACACCCGCTACAGCCCGACCTTCACCGTCCCGAAGCCGTACATCCTCAAGGAGACGGCGAAGATCCAGGACCTCCAGGACCCGGGCATCAAGATGAGCAAGTCGGCCTCCTCGGCCAAGGGCCTGGTCAGCCTGCTGGACGAGCCGAAGGTCAGCGCCAAGAAGTTCAAGAGCGCAGTCACCGACACCGGCACCGTCGTCTCCTACGACGAGGAGGAGAAGGCCGGCGTCTCCAACCTGCTGCGCATCCACTCCGCGCTCAGCGGCCAGTCGGTCGACCAGTTGGTGGCGCACTTCGAGGGCAAGATGTACGGCGCCCTGAAGACCGAGCTGGCCGAGCTGTTCACCGAGTGGGTGACGCCCTTCCAGGAGCGCACCCGCACCTTCCTGGACGACCCGGCCGAGCTGGACCGGGTGCTGGCGATCGGTGCGGAGAAGGCCCGCACGGTGGCGTCGCAGACGCTGGAGACGGTGTACGACCGGATCGGCTTCCTCCCGGCCGCCAAGCGGTGA
- the purN gene encoding phosphoribosylglycinamide formyltransferase, which yields MAAAPAQLFPPRTPGPARLVVLVSGSGTNLQALIDAVADPAFGAEIVAVGADRDGIAGLERAERAGLPVFVHRLKDFADRAAWDGALTASVAEHRPDLVVTAGFMKILGPAFIAAFAGRIINTHPALLPAFPGAHGVTDALAYGVKVTGCTVHLVDAGVDTGPIIAQGVVEVTDADHADGGEALHERIKTVERKLLVDIVGRLAREGHRIEDRKVWIPA from the coding sequence GTGGCCGCCGCCCCCGCTCAACTCTTCCCGCCCCGCACTCCCGGCCCGGCCCGGCTGGTGGTGCTGGTCTCCGGCTCCGGCACCAACCTACAGGCGCTGATCGACGCCGTGGCCGATCCGGCCTTCGGCGCGGAGATCGTCGCCGTCGGTGCCGACCGTGACGGCATCGCGGGCCTGGAGCGCGCCGAGCGGGCCGGGCTGCCGGTCTTCGTGCACCGCCTGAAGGACTTCGCCGACCGCGCCGCGTGGGACGGCGCGCTGACCGCCTCCGTCGCGGAGCACCGGCCGGACCTCGTGGTCACGGCGGGCTTCATGAAGATCCTCGGCCCCGCGTTCATCGCGGCCTTCGCCGGGCGGATCATCAACACCCACCCCGCACTGCTGCCCGCCTTCCCCGGCGCCCACGGCGTCACCGACGCGCTCGCGTACGGGGTGAAGGTCACCGGCTGCACCGTCCACCTGGTCGACGCCGGGGTGGACACCGGGCCGATCATCGCGCAGGGCGTCGTCGAGGTCACCGACGCCGACCACGCCGATGGCGGCGAAGCGCTGCACGAGCGCATCAAGACTGTCGAGCGAAAGCTGCTCGTCGACATCGTGGGCCGGCTGGCCCGCGAGGGTCACCGCATCGAGGACCGAAAGGTATGGATCCCGGCATGA
- a CDS encoding bifunctional methylenetetrahydrofolate dehydrogenase/methenyltetrahydrofolate cyclohydrolase — protein sequence MTAQILDGKATAAAIKSELAARVVALRAKGVTPGLGTVLVGDDPGSRWYVNGKHKDCAEVGIASIQRELPATATQEDVENVVRELNADPACTGYIVQLPLPKGLDQNPVLELMDPDKDADGLHPTSLGRLALGIEGPLPCTPLGIVELLRRHDVAIDGAEVVVIGRGVTVGRSIGLLLTRRSENATVTLCHTGTRDLAYHLRKADIVVAAAGVPHLVKPEDVKPGAAVLDVGVSRSEGKIVGDVHPGVAEVAGWISPNPGGVGPMTRAMLLNNIVVAAERRAGL from the coding sequence ATGACTGCCCAGATTCTCGATGGCAAGGCCACCGCCGCCGCGATCAAGTCCGAACTCGCCGCCCGTGTGGTGGCCCTTCGTGCCAAGGGCGTCACGCCCGGTCTCGGCACCGTCCTGGTCGGCGACGACCCCGGCAGCCGCTGGTACGTCAACGGCAAGCACAAGGACTGCGCCGAGGTCGGCATCGCCTCCATCCAGCGCGAACTGCCCGCCACCGCCACCCAGGAGGACGTCGAGAACGTCGTCCGCGAGCTGAACGCCGACCCGGCCTGCACCGGCTACATCGTCCAGCTCCCGCTGCCCAAGGGCCTGGACCAGAACCCCGTCCTGGAGCTGATGGACCCGGACAAGGACGCCGACGGCCTGCACCCCACCTCGCTCGGCCGGCTCGCGCTGGGCATCGAGGGCCCGCTGCCCTGCACCCCGCTCGGCATCGTCGAGCTGCTGCGCCGCCACGACGTGGCGATCGACGGGGCCGAGGTGGTCGTGATCGGCCGCGGTGTCACCGTCGGCCGCTCGATCGGCCTGCTGCTCACCCGCCGCAGCGAGAACGCCACCGTGACCCTCTGCCACACCGGCACCCGGGACCTCGCCTACCACCTGCGCAAGGCCGACATCGTGGTCGCCGCCGCCGGGGTGCCGCACCTGGTCAAGCCGGAGGACGTCAAGCCCGGCGCGGCCGTGCTGGACGTCGGCGTCAGCCGCAGCGAGGGCAAGATCGTCGGTGACGTCCACCCGGGCGTGGCCGAGGTGGCCGGCTGGATCTCCCCGAATCCGGGCGGCGTCGGCCCGATGACCCGCGCCATGCTGCTGAACAACATCGTCGTGGCGGCCGAGCGCCGCGCCGGCCTCTGA
- a CDS encoding malate dehydrogenase has product MTRTPVNVTITGAAGQIGYALLFRIASGHLLGADVPVNLRLLEIPQGLKAAEGTAMELVDCAFPLLRDIKITDNANEAFDGANVALLVGARPRTAGMERGDLLQANGGIFGPQGKAINDHAADDIKVLVVGNPANTNALIAQRNAPDVPAARFTAMTRLDHNRALGQLAAKTGAAVSEIKKVTIWGNHSATQYPDIFQAEIAGKPAFEAVGADQAWLEGDFIPTVAKRGAAIIEARGASSAASAANAAIDHVYTWVNGTAEGDWTSMGVVSDGSYGVPAGLISSFPVTTKDGEFQIVQGLEISDFSRGRIDASVQELVEERDAVTELGLI; this is encoded by the coding sequence ATGACCCGCACCCCCGTCAACGTCACCATCACCGGAGCGGCCGGCCAGATCGGCTACGCGCTGCTCTTCCGCATCGCCTCGGGCCACCTGCTCGGCGCCGACGTGCCGGTGAACCTGCGCCTCCTGGAGATCCCGCAGGGCCTGAAGGCCGCCGAGGGCACCGCGATGGAGCTTGTCGACTGCGCCTTCCCGCTGCTGCGCGACATCAAGATCACCGACAACGCCAACGAGGCCTTCGACGGCGCCAACGTCGCGCTGCTGGTCGGCGCCCGTCCGCGCACCGCCGGCATGGAGCGCGGCGACCTGCTGCAGGCCAACGGCGGCATCTTCGGCCCGCAGGGCAAGGCCATCAACGACCACGCCGCGGACGACATCAAGGTCCTGGTCGTCGGCAACCCGGCCAACACCAACGCCCTGATCGCCCAGCGCAACGCCCCGGACGTGCCGGCCGCGCGCTTCACCGCGATGACGCGCCTGGACCACAACCGCGCGCTCGGCCAGCTGGCCGCCAAGACCGGTGCCGCCGTGTCGGAGATCAAGAAGGTCACCATCTGGGGCAACCACTCGGCGACCCAGTACCCGGACATCTTCCAGGCCGAGATCGCCGGCAAGCCGGCCTTCGAGGCCGTCGGCGCCGACCAGGCGTGGCTGGAGGGCGACTTCATCCCGACCGTCGCCAAGCGCGGCGCGGCCATCATCGAGGCCCGTGGCGCCTCCTCGGCCGCCTCGGCCGCCAACGCCGCCATCGACCACGTGTACACCTGGGTCAACGGCACCGCCGAGGGCGACTGGACCTCCATGGGTGTCGTCTCCGACGGCTCCTACGGCGTTCCGGCCGGTCTGATCTCCTCCTTCCCGGTCACCACCAAGGACGGCGAGTTCCAGATCGTCCAGGGCCTGGAGATCTCCGACTTCTCCCGCGGCCGCATCGACGCCTCGGTCCAGGAGCTGGTCGAGGAGCGCGACGCCGTCACGGAGCTCGGCCTCATCTGA
- a CDS encoding DUF3017 domain-containing protein, with protein sequence MKTTGTLPPEGSAAALGRDHALPVRQWPITLVLLVVGAGLAVTWFADFKDGFKYGLLILGGGVLLGALLRLVLPEVGMLAVRSRFTDVIVLTFLGVSIVLLTLVAQPNPWLEIPLLDNVGELVGRPKH encoded by the coding sequence GTGAAGACCACCGGAACGCTGCCCCCCGAGGGCTCGGCGGCGGCGCTGGGGCGTGACCACGCCCTGCCGGTGCGCCAGTGGCCGATAACCCTCGTCCTGCTGGTGGTCGGCGCCGGGCTCGCCGTCACCTGGTTCGCCGACTTCAAGGACGGCTTCAAGTACGGGCTGCTGATCCTCGGCGGCGGCGTGCTGCTCGGCGCGCTGCTGCGGCTGGTGCTGCCCGAGGTCGGCATGCTGGCGGTGCGCAGCCGGTTCACCGACGTGATCGTGCTGACCTTCCTGGGCGTCTCGATCGTGCTGCTGACCCTGGTGGCCCAGCCCAACCCGTGGCTGGAGATCCCGCTGCTGGACAACGTCGGCGAGCTGGTCGGGCGGCCGAAGCACTGA
- a CDS encoding RDD family protein, translated as MSYPPDPNNPYGQQPPQQGYGYPQQAPPAAGYGYPQQPPQAPQYGVPQQPAYGYAPMPGTLQANNGYINIAQLGTVKIATMGQRFLARLIDGLAIGAVVALVMALGLASALGIAKDTQDCSGKYTYGGSNSAYYDCLNANNDAAAGFFVTMLIMVGVLSVFNLLYEWLMVSFAGATLGKMALGLRVVKESNGQVPGLGGGFIRFIIPIVGAFLCYIGAALVYLSPFFDNSGKLQGWHDRAAGTLVIKK; from the coding sequence ATGAGTTACCCGCCCGACCCGAACAACCCGTACGGCCAGCAGCCCCCTCAGCAGGGCTACGGCTACCCCCAGCAGGCCCCGCCGGCCGCCGGGTACGGCTACCCGCAGCAGCCGCCGCAGGCCCCGCAGTACGGTGTGCCGCAGCAGCCGGCGTACGGGTACGCGCCGATGCCGGGCACCCTCCAGGCCAACAACGGCTACATCAACATCGCCCAGCTGGGCACGGTGAAGATCGCCACCATGGGCCAGCGCTTCCTGGCCCGCCTGATCGACGGCCTCGCGATCGGCGCGGTCGTCGCCCTGGTGATGGCGCTCGGCCTGGCCAGCGCGCTCGGCATCGCCAAGGACACCCAGGACTGCAGCGGCAAGTACACCTACGGCGGCTCCAACTCGGCGTACTACGACTGCCTGAACGCCAACAACGACGCCGCCGCGGGCTTCTTCGTCACCATGCTGATCATGGTCGGCGTGCTCTCGGTGTTCAACCTGCTGTACGAGTGGCTGATGGTCTCCTTCGCGGGCGCCACCCTCGGCAAGATGGCCCTGGGCCTGCGCGTCGTCAAGGAGAGCAACGGCCAGGTCCCCGGCCTGGGCGGCGGCTTCATCCGCTTCATCATCCCGATCGTCGGCGCGTTCCTCTGCTACATCGGCGCCGCGCTGGTCTACCTGTCCCCGTTCTTCGACAACTCCGGGAAGCTGCAGGGCTGGCACGACCGTGCCGCCGGCACCCTGGTGATCAAGAAGTAG